DNA from Leptospira terpstrae serovar Hualin str. LT 11-33 = ATCC 700639:
AATTTGGTAAGCTGCCGCTAAGTTGATTCCGACACTTCCTCCCATAAACAGACCATCTTGTTTTAAAACTAAATTCAAAATACGAAGGGCTTCTTTGTCATGGATGCGGACAGCGTCATCCGCAGGCATTTCTTCCATGTTTTTCGTGATCCTGCCTTGGCCAATTCCTTCTGTGATGGAGGAACCTTCGATCGTAATATTGCCTGTTTTGACAAAGGAATAAATTCCTGAGCCGTAAGGATCTGCCACGATGCACTTGATATTTGGATTTTTTGATTTAAAAAATAATCCCGTTCCCGCATAAGTTCCACCTGTTCCGAGTGATGCGGTCCAAACATCAATTTTCCCTTGGGTTTGTTCCCAAATTTCCGGTCCTGTGGTTTCAAAATGGGCATTCCGATTGGCCAAGTTATCAAACTGGTTGGCCCAAACGGAGTTTGGAGTTTCTAATGCAATTCGTTCTGATACACGAACGTAATTTCCGGGATCCGCATAAGGTACTGCAGGAACGAGAGTGACATCTGCACCTAACGTTCGTAGCATTTCAATTTTTTCTTTGGATTGAGTTTCTGGAATGACTATGACCGATTTGTAACCTTTGGCATTACAAATATGAGTGAGACCAATTCCCGTATTGCCAGCAGTTCCTTCGACAACAGTTCCTCCGGGTTTCAGAAGACCTTTTTTTTCTGCGTCTTCTATGATGTATAATGCAGCCCTATCTTTTACAGATCCGCCGGGATTTAAGAATTCAG
Protein-coding regions in this window:
- a CDS encoding cysteine synthase A, producing the protein MKTDIRNGFIDTVGNTPLIRIHSLSEETGCEILGKAEFLNPGGSVKDRAALYIIEDAEKKGLLKPGGTVVEGTAGNTGIGLTHICNAKGYKSVIVIPETQSKEKIEMLRTLGADVTLVPAVPYADPGNYVRVSERIALETPNSVWANQFDNLANRNAHFETTGPEIWEQTQGKIDVWTASLGTGGTYAGTGLFFKSKNPNIKCIVADPYGSGIYSFVKTGNITIEGSSITEGIGQGRITKNMEEMPADDAVRIHDKEALRILNLVLKQDGLFMGGSVGINLAAAYQIAKDLGPGHTIVTVLCDSGAKYQSKIFNPEFLASKGLI